TGTTTTGTGTTTTATTCTGGAAACTCACAAACAGGAAATCAGAAAAGGTTTCAAAGAGTGTCAAGGACTTTTTTCAGGTCAGAAACAAAAGAGTCTATCATCTCAAAACTGACATGAGGCATGATAACAAGACGGAGTCCATGAGGATTCTGGGTTATGGAGACCTGCCAGTTAAATTCCTTTGCCAGCCTGCTTCTAACAAGATCACATTTCGGGACTTCCAGTGCAACCACATTCATAACCGGTTCTATCAACGGGCGGACATCGATCTCTGCAAGTTTGTCCAGAAGATACTCTGTAAGCTCCATGCATTTTGAAACTGTTTTTCTGTAACCTTCTTTTCCAAGATGATTTATAACGGCATATGTTGCTGCCACTGCGGCTCCACTTCTTGTTCCCGTTAGCGTGTACTGGGTGGAAACCGTAAGATACGGCGTGTCCGCCTTAAGACTCTCAAGCTGGTGAGGATCACGGAAAAGAAGAACTCCTGCCGGAATTGTGCTCAGACCCATCTTGTGCGGATCGATAGCTATTGATGTAACTCCCGGTAACTTGAAATCAAAATTATAAGACCTTTTCATGAAAGGAAGGACAAAACCTCCGAATGCTGCATCGATATGCAGGAAAATGTTCTTTTCAAGAGCAATATCCGAAAGTTCTTTTATCGGGTCAACCTGACCGAACTCCGTTGAACCTGCAATTGCAACAAGGCCTATTGTGTTCTCATCTATAAGTGATTTTACAGACTCGACCGAAACTTTAAGTTCATCATCAAGACTCGCTTTTCTAAGTTCCACGTCAAGTATATCTGAGACCTTATCAAAGGAAAAGTGAGCCGAATCCGGAACCACCAGATTTGGTCTTGCACATTTTTGACCGCTTTTTGAAGAGTT
The sequence above is a segment of the uncultured Methanolobus sp. genome. Coding sequences within it:
- the mfnA gene encoding tyrosine decarboxylase MfnA encodes the protein MNETGLSEEEIRSILNDSKGQDLKYERVLSSMCTYPHKIAVQAHMQFIESNMGDFGLFRGTYNLEKEILSSLGDLLHKADAVGYMTTGGTESNIQAIRSMRNLFLQSPNYQNSSKSGQKCARPNLVVPDSAHFSFDKVSDILDVELRKASLDDELKVSVESVKSLIDENTIGLVAIAGSTEFGQVDPIKELSDIALEKNIFLHIDAAFGGFVLPFMKRSYNFDFKLPGVTSIAIDPHKMGLSTIPAGVLLFRDPHQLESLKADTPYLTVSTQYTLTGTRSGAAVAATYAVINHLGKEGYRKTVSKCMELTEYLLDKLAEIDVRPLIEPVMNVVALEVPKCDLVRSRLAKEFNWQVSITQNPHGLRLVIMPHVSFEMIDSFVSDLKKVLDTL